The following are encoded together in the Candidatus Omnitrophota bacterium genome:
- the pilM gene encoding pilus assembly protein PilM — MKNNILTAIEITDSHIKLLQAMVRRASPVIMYCGSKEISQYPESEIPRLLSSFVNEAKISPDQLTVIIPRRLVMLRHFSLPSHSEAEIEKMIGLQLVKQVPYSKEDIVSDHIILEREPSGYSKVLVVIAHKEVTHKYLKIFSEARLNLNKLTLSSEGLLHWYLFEDAKRKQKTSQPVALINIDTVNTEICFCHRQQLLFSRSINYGAKDLTEEHIPALMEEINLTMATYAKERIGDEVGKMILISAMDRASLLQDQLKTEYKMNIETISPFLNVLQKKDLNAVSLLAQSGISMAATIGLTLAGSRKLINLLPTEVSDKREVKRQKQESLKFLVLLGLLFVLAVLIFAGKLYKNQIYLNTLERQHNEIKPIVNKVNEKIKQLNFIKEQLNPKATAVDIVYKLYDVTPPGVSYNVIHIDESGALVLQGVSEVGAGVNSLQNNLVSSPLFTNVTLQYATKRKVFKGELTDFKITCQIIK; from the coding sequence ATGAAAAATAATATTCTTACGGCCATCGAAATTACGGATTCGCACATCAAACTTCTGCAGGCTATGGTGCGCCGGGCGTCGCCGGTCATTATGTATTGCGGTTCAAAAGAGATCTCGCAATATCCGGAATCGGAGATCCCAAGGCTTTTATCTTCGTTTGTCAACGAGGCCAAAATAAGCCCGGATCAGTTAACCGTTATCATTCCCCGACGGCTGGTGATGCTGCGTCATTTTTCTTTACCGTCTCATTCTGAGGCGGAGATCGAAAAAATGATCGGCTTGCAGCTGGTCAAGCAAGTTCCGTATTCTAAAGAAGATATTGTTTCTGACCATATTATTTTAGAGAGAGAGCCTTCCGGGTATTCTAAGGTGCTGGTGGTCATTGCCCACAAAGAAGTTACCCATAAGTATTTAAAGATCTTCTCCGAGGCACGCCTCAATCTCAATAAGCTTACCTTAAGCTCTGAAGGGTTATTGCATTGGTATCTTTTTGAAGACGCGAAACGCAAGCAAAAGACAAGCCAACCGGTCGCGCTTATTAATATTGATACCGTTAATACTGAAATTTGTTTTTGCCATCGTCAGCAACTTTTGTTCTCTCGAAGTATTAATTATGGCGCTAAAGACTTAACCGAAGAACATATTCCGGCGTTGATGGAAGAAATAAACTTAACGATGGCGACGTATGCTAAAGAACGTATCGGTGATGAAGTGGGGAAGATGATCCTTATTTCGGCCATGGACCGGGCGAGCCTTTTGCAGGATCAATTAAAGACCGAATACAAGATGAACATAGAAACGATCAGCCCGTTTCTTAATGTCCTTCAGAAAAAAGATCTTAATGCTGTTTCTCTTTTAGCTCAAAGCGGTATTTCGATGGCGGCGACAATAGGACTGACGCTGGCCGGATCAAGAAAGCTGATCAATCTTTTGCCAACGGAAGTCAGCGACAAGCGCGAAGTAAAGCGGCAAAAGCAAGAAAGCCTGAAATTCCTTGTTTTGTTGGGGCTTCTCTTCGTCCTTGCTGTTCTTATTTTTGCCGGCAAGTTATATAAGAATCAAATTTATCTTAATACTCTTGAGCGCCAACACAATGAGATCAAGCCTATTGTTAACAAGGTTAATGAAAAGATCAAGCAGCTAAATTTTATCAAAGAACAACTTAATCCGAAGGCTACGGCCGTTGATATTGTTTATAAATTATACGACGTGACCCCGCCGGGGGTTTCGTATAATGTCATTCACATCGATGAAAGCGGCGCCTTAGTTTTGCAGGGCGTTTCAGAAGTTGGGGCGGGAGTTAACAGCCTTCAGAATAATTTAGTCAGCTCTCCTTTATTTACGAATGTTACGTTGCAATACGCGACCAAAAGAAAGGTTTTTAAAGGGGAGTTAACGGATTTTAAGATCACGTGTCAAATCATCAAATGA
- the gspK gene encoding type II secretion system minor pseudopilin GspK produces the protein MKFHPLKSRNKNDSGIILLIVLWFLAILSLLAVSLGRRTSVDLKLAGYSVGKFKSDQTAWAGFIYALDLIKKDSEDKEANSFDTRYQCAVKFDTNEAPEGIFKDVELGQGHFDISYADRDDNGVRQVRFGFRDEESKINLNGVTAQNMAVLAQLIVLLDFNEDEAGNIAAAVADWIDGDSTLAGVSMGAEDGDYAGLTKPYHCKNLPFDSVEELLLVKGMTPQIFAKIRSYVTIFPKEGPLAVNINTASKTVLRALARSSAGPVTNTQLSDADSLVEKIIEYRHGEDKEEFSADDRNVDMNEAGFTGLLNGKERAIFQTIRPNLVNSARCIRLGIKAVDSSSEVESWIEAVILRDDLSVVFWKRN, from the coding sequence ATGAAATTTCATCCATTAAAATCTAGAAACAAAAACGATTCTGGTATAATACTCTTAATTGTACTTTGGTTTCTGGCTATTTTGTCGCTTCTTGCGGTAAGCTTGGGGCGGCGAACATCCGTTGACCTAAAATTAGCCGGATATTCGGTGGGAAAATTCAAGTCCGACCAAACAGCATGGGCAGGGTTTATTTACGCGCTTGATCTTATTAAAAAAGACAGCGAAGATAAAGAGGCGAATAGTTTTGATACGCGTTATCAATGTGCCGTGAAATTTGATACAAACGAAGCTCCCGAAGGCATTTTTAAAGATGTAGAATTAGGGCAGGGGCATTTTGATATTAGTTATGCCGATCGTGATGATAACGGCGTGCGTCAGGTCCGTTTCGGTTTTAGGGATGAAGAAAGCAAGATCAACTTAAACGGTGTCACGGCGCAAAATATGGCTGTTTTAGCACAGCTGATCGTTCTTTTAGATTTCAATGAGGATGAAGCCGGCAATATCGCGGCGGCAGTTGCCGATTGGATCGACGGCGATTCTACCTTAGCCGGCGTTTCTATGGGGGCAGAAGACGGTGATTACGCGGGGTTAACTAAACCGTATCATTGTAAAAATCTGCCCTTTGACAGCGTTGAAGAATTGCTCTTGGTTAAAGGGATGACGCCGCAGATATTTGCCAAGATCAGATCGTATGTAACTATTTTTCCGAAAGAAGGGCCGCTGGCAGTTAATATTAATACGGCGTCAAAAACAGTTTTGCGCGCTTTGGCTCGCAGTAGTGCCGGTCCGGTGACCAATACACAATTGTCTGACGCGGATAGCTTGGTGGAAAAGATCATCGAATACCGTCACGGCGAAGACAAAGAAGAATTTAGCGCCGATGATCGCAATGTGGATATGAATGAAGCAGGGTTTACGGGCCTTTTAAACGGCAAAGAACGCGCGATCTTTCAGACGATCAGGCCGAATCTTGTCAATAGCGCGCGGTGTATCAGGCTTGGCATTAAGGCTGTGGACAGTTCATCAGAAGTGGAGTCTTGGATAGAGGCCGTTATTTTGCGTGATGACCTATCCGTCGTCTTTTGGAAGAGAAATTAA
- a CDS encoding prepilin-type N-terminal cleavage/methylation domain-containing protein, translating to MNNKRLFKKRSFTLIEMLLALSIFAIVALSLYSVFSSGIRLNKRSNDVNAIYREMRWSLGRIAEDLENVVFYDFSGSYPDKTAFDGRSNEISFLAATSKGLKTVRYSAQPLGFGSVHQVIIGKHSTENQKIVSQYQEEEVARHAFVREELFFIDDLRSGQEKNSTKEVLSSNLQENGLTFSFAYLQGEGESAKIFWNNSWDKPYIPSGIRVRLTFVNPRDPQETVAMEKEIYIPTGFLGQEGFDQ from the coding sequence ATGAATAATAAACGGCTTTTCAAAAAAAGATCTTTTACCCTCATTGAAATGCTTTTGGCTTTAAGCATTTTTGCGATCGTTGCTTTAAGCCTTTATAGTGTTTTTTCAAGCGGGATCAGGCTTAATAAAAGGTCGAATGATGTTAACGCGATCTACCGTGAAATGCGTTGGTCGCTGGGTAGGATCGCGGAAGATTTAGAAAATGTGGTTTTTTATGATTTTTCCGGATCGTATCCTGACAAAACGGCTTTTGACGGGCGAAGCAATGAGATCTCATTTTTAGCCGCAACTTCAAAAGGGCTTAAAACAGTCCGTTATTCGGCACAGCCTCTAGGTTTTGGTTCGGTCCATCAGGTTATTATTGGAAAGCATTCCACGGAAAATCAGAAAATCGTTTCCCAATATCAAGAAGAAGAAGTAGCGCGGCATGCTTTTGTGCGCGAAGAGCTATTCTTTATCGATGACTTACGATCTGGCCAAGAAAAAAACAGCACAAAAGAGGTCTTAAGTTCTAACCTGCAAGAAAATGGATTAACATTTTCTTTCGCGTATCTTCAGGGTGAAGGCGAATCGGCCAAGATCTTTTGGAATAATAGCTGGGACAAACCCTATATCCCTTCGGGGATTCGTGTTCGGTTGACATTTGTCAATCCGAGAGATCCTCAAGAAACAGTTGCGATGGAAAAAGAAATTTATATTCCGACGGGATTTTTAGGGCAAGAAGGATTTGATCAGTGA
- a CDS encoding GspH/FimT family pseudopilin, which translates to MTQAVDNDHSSQLFLCCSRVKQRKTSLGFTLVEILLVVALIAILAGLSLPRFSKTYAHFQLQTTAGQITDLMRYAQGRAITKKRTLKLEFDPSYKKYRLSEEKRSPWQDDEEVQEFEEIPGRFGREFLVAENISVEYEDPDIRFYPDGKIDPARIYVCEKNENCLTVSTQEQYGHVQTFEGKI; encoded by the coding sequence ATGACTCAAGCAGTGGATAACGATCATTCTTCTCAACTTTTTCTTTGTTGTTCGCGCGTAAAGCAAAGAAAAACCTCTTTAGGTTTTACTCTTGTTGAGATCCTTTTGGTTGTCGCTCTTATAGCGATTCTTGCGGGATTAAGCTTGCCGCGATTTTCTAAAACATACGCGCACTTTCAGCTTCAAACAACCGCCGGACAGATCACGGATCTTATGCGTTACGCGCAAGGCCGGGCGATCACCAAGAAACGCACATTAAAATTAGAATTTGATCCGTCCTATAAAAAATATCGGCTTTCGGAAGAAAAAAGATCTCCGTGGCAAGATGATGAAGAAGTTCAAGAATTTGAAGAGATCCCGGGACGGTTTGGCCGGGAGTTTTTGGTCGCGGAAAATATATCGGTCGAGTACGAGGATCCGGATATCCGCTTTTATCCTGATGGGAAAATAGATCCGGCGCGCATTTATGTCTGCGAGAAAAATGAGAACTGTTTAACGGTTTCAACACAGGAACAATACGGGCATGTTCAGACCTTTGAAGGAAAAATATAG
- the gspG gene encoding type II secretion system major pseudopilin GspG: MNKKKNNGFTLVEIMLVVIIIGVLVAMVAPSLAGRGEQARKTAARADIEANISTSLDLYELDNGRYPTSEQGLAALLEKPSTAPVPVNWNGPYFKKKRLPKDPWGNEYVYVCPGIHNTQDYDLSSYGQDGVESSDDVSNWPDDSSSG, from the coding sequence ATGAATAAGAAGAAAAATAACGGATTTACCTTAGTTGAAATTATGCTCGTTGTTATCATCATCGGCGTTTTGGTGGCAATGGTCGCTCCAAGCTTAGCCGGCCGCGGAGAACAAGCCAGAAAAACAGCCGCCAGGGCGGATATTGAAGCGAACATTTCAACATCCTTGGATCTGTATGAATTGGATAATGGTCGTTATCCGACCAGCGAACAAGGGCTTGCCGCTCTTTTAGAAAAACCGAGCACGGCGCCTGTTCCGGTCAATTGGAACGGGCCGTATTTCAAGAAAAAACGCCTTCCGAAAGATCCCTGGGGCAATGAATACGTTTATGTCTGTCCGGGAATCCATAATACCCAAGATTACGACCTTTCTTCTTATGGCCAGGATGGCGTGGAAAGCAGTGATGACGTAAGCAATTGGCCGGATGACTCAAGCAGTGGATAA
- a CDS encoding type II secretion system F family protein gives MPKFIYKAKKGPGEVVDGVIDAEDFDSAVDKVTQMGLTPIDVALKVALSNPLPSFSEEPQDKEKRKASLSFLSSRRIKQEDIAIFTRQLSDLIDSGVPILRAITVVLRQTQNPSLKEIIAQMQSAIQDGGSFSHALSQHEAIFSKLYSNMVRSGELGGNLNVVLNRLAEFIDKDQETRAKVRASLIYPALILVVGVVTIFILLSFVIPRLTVMFDDLSQSLPLPTMILVGISDFLSKFWWLVLIASGMIFLAFKNYLRSAEGKKWFDELKLKLPLLGSFIKDAEIGRFSRTLGTLLDCGVTIVPALEAVSEVLGNEVLKAEIKKVSLEVAGGSSLNAALKGCAYFPEAAIHMIAVGEESGRLEQSLYKLADSYERSCDRSVKTITSLLEPLLIVLIGSVVGFIVISMLLPIFKMDLMIR, from the coding sequence ATGCCAAAATTCATTTATAAAGCCAAAAAAGGCCCCGGGGAAGTTGTCGACGGTGTTATCGATGCGGAAGATTTTGACAGCGCCGTTGATAAAGTGACCCAAATGGGGCTTACGCCTATTGATGTGGCGCTTAAAGTAGCCCTTTCAAATCCTCTGCCTTCTTTTTCCGAAGAACCGCAAGACAAAGAAAAAAGAAAAGCCAGTTTAAGTTTTCTTTCTTCCCGGCGCATTAAACAAGAAGATATCGCCATCTTTACCCGGCAATTAAGCGATCTTATTGATTCGGGTGTCCCTATCCTACGCGCGATCACCGTTGTTTTGCGCCAGACACAAAATCCTTCTCTCAAGGAAATTATTGCTCAAATGCAGTCTGCTATTCAAGACGGCGGTTCTTTTTCCCATGCCTTAAGCCAGCATGAAGCCATATTTTCTAAACTTTACAGCAATATGGTCCGATCCGGAGAATTGGGCGGGAATCTGAATGTGGTTTTAAACCGTTTAGCGGAATTTATCGACAAAGACCAGGAAACTCGCGCTAAAGTGCGCGCCAGCCTCATTTATCCGGCTTTGATCTTAGTGGTGGGAGTTGTTACTATTTTTATTTTGCTTTCCTTTGTTATTCCGCGCTTAACGGTGATGTTCGACGATCTGTCCCAATCGCTTCCTTTGCCGACGATGATCTTGGTGGGTATCAGTGATTTCTTAAGTAAATTTTGGTGGCTGGTTTTGATTGCCTCCGGAATGATATTTCTTGCTTTTAAGAACTACCTTCGTTCGGCGGAAGGAAAGAAATGGTTTGATGAATTAAAATTAAAACTTCCTCTCTTGGGAAGTTTTATTAAGGACGCGGAGATTGGCCGATTTTCAAGGACTTTGGGGACACTTTTAGATTGTGGCGTTACCATTGTTCCGGCGCTTGAAGCGGTCAGCGAAGTTTTAGGAAATGAAGTTCTTAAAGCCGAAATTAAGAAAGTTTCTCTGGAGGTTGCCGGAGGTTCAAGCTTGAACGCGGCGCTTAAAGGGTGCGCTTATTTTCCGGAAGCGGCCATTCATATGATCGCCGTTGGCGAAGAATCCGGACGGTTGGAGCAATCACTTTACAAATTAGCGGATAGCTACGAGCGCAGCTGTGACAGGTCGGTTAAGACCATCACCTCTTTATTGGAACCACTTTTGATCGTCTTGATCGGATCAGTTGTCGGTTTTATCGTTATTTCTATGCTTTTGCCGATCTTTAAAATGGATTTGATGATCAGATAA